The following proteins are encoded in a genomic region of Procambarus clarkii isolate CNS0578487 chromosome 23, FALCON_Pclarkii_2.0, whole genome shotgun sequence:
- the LOC138367769 gene encoding chloride intracellular channel protein 6-like: MYGPARICMDLHGPVWIYTDLHGSVWTCTDLYGSVWTCTDLYGPTRTCTDLHRPARICMDLHGPVWIYTDLHGSVWTCTDLYGSVWTCTDLYGPTRTCTDLHGSVWTCTDLHGPVRIYTDLHGSVWTCTDLYGPARICMDLNGTARTCTNLYGPARNCTNLYGPARTCTDLYGPAWNCMDLHGPARTCTELNGLARTCMDLHGPVWTCTDLYGPAWICTDLYGPARTCMDLHGPV; encoded by the coding sequence ATGTATGGACCTGCACGGATATGTATGGACCTGCACGGACCTGTATGGATCTACACGGACCTGCACGGATCTGTATGGACCTGCACGGACCTGTACGGATCTGTATGGACCTGCACGGATCTGTATGGACCTACACGGACCTGTACGGATCTACACAGACCTGCACGGATCTGTATGGACCTGCACGGACCTGTATGGATCTACACGGACCTGCACGGATCTGTATGGACCTGCACGGACCTGTACGGATCTGTATGGACCTGCACGGATCTGTATGGACCTACACGGACCTGTACGGATCTACACGGATCTGTATGGACCTGCACGGACCTGCACGGACCTGTACGGATCTACACAGACCTGCACGGATCTGTATGGACCTGCACGGACCTGTATGGACCTGCACGGATCTGTATGGACCTGAACGGAACTGCACGGACCTGCACGAACCTGTATGGACCTGCACGGAACTGCACGAACCTGTATGGACCTGCACGGACCTGCACGGATCTGTATGGACCTGCATGGAACTGCATGGACCTGCACGGACCTGCACGGACCTGCACGGAACTGAATGGACTTGCACGGACCTGTATGGACCTGCATGGACCTGTATGGACCTGCACGGACCTGTATGGACCTGCATGGATCTGCACGGACCTGTATGGACCTGCACGGACCTGTATGGACCTGCATGGACCTGTATGA